Within Phycodurus eques isolate BA_2022a chromosome 7, UOR_Pequ_1.1, whole genome shotgun sequence, the genomic segment CGAAAATTGATGAAACAAACTTCCTTCGAGTTTCTGCAGCGCTTgccctatcccggctgacttttggtgagagaagtgggGTAACACTGGACTGGTctgcagccaattgcaggccacatGATCAGTTCCCACCCGCGTGCGCACAGGCGGCCTAGTCTTCAACCAAGCtgaatgtttttgagatgtgggagaaaaaaaaaaaaaaacatgcaaactgcatacagaaaggccggagcccagattcaaacacGGAACCACAGAACTTtcaggcagacgcgctaaccagtagGCGGACGTGCTgcggtcaacaacaacaacaaaaatccatgaaaaaaaaaaatccactggcGTGTGAAACGGGAGAAGGCGCTGTCGTTTTCATCGCGGGAGCCACCTCGCGGGAATGGTGGCAACAGAGTATAAGTACTTGGTTGCCGCCGTTGCGTAGATTTTTCAGAGTGGATATTTTTCAGACTTTTCCGAGCTTGTGTCAATTTaacgtacttccttgacaccaatttccCATTGGGACAGTGCTTGTGGAACCCTTCAGAAAGCTGGAGGATTACTGTACATTAGGGATGTTCAATCACACCTTTTTTAGACCGATATTCACTTTTAAGTGCACACCGTTACCAATTACCGATACCGCTGGTACTTTTGTTACATAAAATTGAAACTAAATCGTATACGGGACACATAACTGAGAACAAAGACGTTTCTTTCTTTGACACAAATGCTTATTCGCCGATGTGTCGAACCGCCGCAGTGgagcgccaactactggtgaggaggacAGAACGTCAGCTTCATTTTCCtttaagtatcggtggctggcATCAGCAGCCTTCCCGAGTACCCGTTACCTCGGAacggtactcgcccatccctactGTACATAATCGCCCCTGCATTTTCATGTGCGGTTTTGAACAGGAACATTTGCGGGCCGCATAAAATGGAGGGCGTGGGTGGTGTTGGGGGTGGAGGCTGGGTGAGTGGGACAAGCTAACCACGGGGGTCTCCTCCGCGAGGTCAGGCTTTGACATTTGTGCGACAGTTAAACACGTCTCAGTAGTGTGTAGAAGCGGAAGGAAACCCTCGTTCCCCTTTTTTTCCTGACGTTCCCTTTGAGAGCGTTTCTGATCCTCGATGCTTTCAACAGGCCAAACGTTGGCCAATCACATCACGGCGGAGGCGTCCCGGCCTCTTCCAGACGCTAAAGCGGTTTCCCCGTTTGCTCAGACGTACCACTCCCGCCGCGAGATGACCGAGCCGTCCGTGTGCGACACGTAGTCACCGTCGGCGCAGGTGTTGTAGCAGTCCTCAGGGAGGTAAGGCGAGCCGTTGTTGACCACGGGCGGCCCGCACGGGTGGTGCGTGTTCTGGCCGCGGCAGCGGTCGGGGTAGTAGTCGCCCTCCCGGTCGGCCCAGTCGTCGCCGCCCCGCTCCCCGCCCGTGTAGTCGGGGTAAATGACGTCCCCGGAGAGTTTGGGCTTGAGCTCCTGGCTGCCGTTGTCGGCCTTGTCTCCGTACACCTCCTGGAGCTCGTGCGGCTGCAGGACGTCCAGCTGCGACTCCTTCTGCATGTCCGAGGGGCCCAGGTACTGCTTGGTGTAGTAGTCGCCCCGGAAGGTGAGGCGCTTGCGCATGAAACAGAAGCCGGCGGCGACCAGCGCCAGGATCAGCAGGACGCCGCCGCCCACCGCGCCGCCCACCGCCGCGCCCAGCGTGGCGTCCCGCACGGGGGCCAGCGTGGGCGAGGTGAACGGGGAGCGCGCCGTGGCGGGGACGTGGGGCGGCCCGTCGGAGGTGGTGGGGACGGGGGCGGCCGTGGTGGAGGGGGGTTCTGCGGAGAGGACGAGTGAGGATTAagtcataaaaaagaaagaacaatgTCCGCGCTTTATGTTGTGTAACAAGTACAAGGGCAAGCACTCGCACTCGCACGCGGAGGAAATTTCAAGCGGGCTTCTCCTGCCCCGCGGCACTCGCAACTGCTCAACGAGCACGCCGTTTGCTCCGCCGTCGCTTGATTAGAAAACGCTGCATTACTGCAACTCTGATTGTGCGGATTATTTCCAGCACACCGGCGTCGTTAGGAACGAGTCGCGTACCAGCCCGCTCGTTGGTTGTTACCCGTGCACTCAACTCATCTGGACGGCAACacggcatttccgggttttaagcgagcCTCGGCCGCTGCCGAGCCATACCAAATAAAGGAAGAAATATACAAGTGAAGTGCTTGATCTCTATAATCATGGATTGTTCTCACCGTTTCAAAGACTCTTTgcgtttgtcccgttcaataaacggcgGAAAGTGCATctgcgactgtggctctccttgcccatatgagagggcattacagtaccttcatCGTTCGGCAGCAGCGTTTCTGCAGCTCGCTCGTCACTTCAATTTTGGCGCGCAACGGATACCGAAAAacattgaaattgaaataaaaatggaccAAGCTCATAACCTGAAAAACTCTTTTAAGTTGTGGCACTCGTAAGtccaggtaccactgtactttgtACTTgggtttatttctattgtgcaaggagGCAGTTATTAGAAATAAATCCAAGTGCTCGCATTAATCGTATGACGTATACATTTCACGTCCCCGACTTTTTGTGAACCTATGGATTATTggaaacagtcaaacatgacaaaaagatATTAATTAAGACCTGAAAATGTCGAGACtgaaatgataaaaacaatcgatcaaataataaaaacaagaatCTTGTGAAGTGTAAATTATCCTTGGATTGTCTCAAGCAGGACACAAGACTCCTCAGGCATTCACAGCAGCCAAACGTTCCAGACTTCAGTTCAAACGGCCTCGCGACAATACGCTCTTCAGTTGAATTTCCGCTAGCACACTGCACACAGTTTACAGCAGACGTATGATTCTCCCGAGGGCAAAGAATCCGTCGAATGCTGCACTGTCCGGCGGAAAAAGGcacaaaggaaagaaaaaggagAAGCCGGAGCGCTGAACGAACGTGTGTTTTGAGCGCAGGGGAGATAAAAGTAGATGAGGAGATTATAAAAGGACATGGACGCCGCCCACACACGTCTGCGGGGTCATCATGTGAGAAAATGCTCTGATCGATCATTTGTCCtctggaggaggaggcggcggcggcggctcttTGTGAAGGTCGCGAAGAGCGTCGCTCAGTTGGACCGGAGGGCACGAGCATATGTCAACGTCGCTCACTTTGTGCTGTTTATTTGCGATTCGCTCTCATCCACCTAAATGGCTTGATAGGTGCTGCTGAAAGTCAGCCAAAGTTCGATTGTCGGAGATCTCAACGATTATCCTGTCGTGTGGGATACACACATAACACACGACGATAACCAGGACAATTTGGAGCATTTATCCCACTTTGGATAAAGGTCAGGAAAGGCCCAAATGTCAGaggtctctaaaagattatccgaACAATATCCTCTAATGTGGTGTACACGCATGCCGAAAATCAGCCAAATTTGAGCATCTTCCCTTCAGATCAAAGACAGCAAAGACCCAGTTGTCGGGCGTCTCGAAAAGACTATCTTGAAAGATTACACGCAAAATGATAAGCAGGATGAttttgagccccccccccctcccccctttcaAAGTCAACAAAGGCTCGATTGTCGGATGTCTGTAAAAGTTAGCCTGAACGATTATCCTGATGGTGCGGGCGGGGCGCAATCTTCTACTACGGCTcttttgccttttttaaatttctgtCTGTCCAGATGCATTGTGGCACTGGGCTGCCTCTAACAGGCCAGTCATGGTACTGCAACAGACACTGTAATGTGCATCgtgtgctgtgttggttatTTCAAGGACATGATCATACATTAGGAGAGCAGTAAGAATACACTTTTAATATatacacaattttaaaattgttttggggtctctcacattttaaaaaccgTTAAGATGGTAAGAAATCAGCATGTGTTGCCCACTCAAGGGTAAAGAAATTTTCGCCCATTTCTGGTAAAGGCATTTTCAAAACAACAGTGGGGAATCGCCAAAAAGATGACAACATAATACACAGAAcgccaaaacaaaacacacgccATGTATTTTCcaactcacatgatttgtttgcTTAACTTTTTACACCCTTACTGCCGCAAGCCTTTCATTATACCCTTACATTCATCCGGGGATTGGTGAGCTCCGGTCAGGAAAAAACCGGCAGAGATATACAAAAGCACAAGTCATACAAAAGACTGACGTCAAAACGGGTAAGCTGAAAACGGAAAATCTTCCCACTGTCCGCAATTTCCCCAAAGTTGGGTTACAGTGACCCATGACACAAAACATACACTCAACATGAGCCGTTATGTCATGCTGGTTGACATTTCAAAGCAAATCACGTGAATGAATACTGTCACATCAGATAATGGTTAACAACAACCTTTAGGAACTGTATGAGtacaattttaacattcttcACGCTGATGTAAGTAGAAAGGACACTAACCacttgcaaaataaaacaaaagaagactaaaataaagtaaaagtactgagtCTTTACAGCACTTGTTGGTTGTCCGCCATCATCGCGATGATTTGGCGTGAGCCCGGAGTGGGCAGGATAATGACAAGTCAATGAGGCGCTTCGCTTTGTGGCTAACTATCGACGGCACCCTGAAGGGGCCTTTTGTGTGCGGAGGCGTATTGTTCTTTTTCCATGTAAAATATAATTCAGTTGCAGGTCCCAAGATTATTCCCATAATCATTTTCTATCAAATTATGAATTTTGGATCATTTCAAAACGTATGAATTACCTTTCAGACTAGAATAAATGAACGCGTAATCCCATCTGTTTTACAGAAAAAGTATATCCAACACCCGTGTCAAGCCTCTGACATTTGAGTGACTTCTGTTCCGTGTGTTTTGTATGCATGATCagtattatgctttttttttttttttttaatttgttcacTGTTTGGAGACTCCACAAGGATCCTTCAAAAGCCAACAGGTGCGCGTTTCTGCAGGAACCGATGCAAATGTGGGGACTGCTTCAAGCCCCCTCTTAACACAGTTAACACTGCcccataaaaatacacaaaaatagatTATTGACATagagtggacccccgcatactcgcgGTTCGGCACCTGCGGATTCTCCTATTCATAAATGTCTTACGACTGTTTTCAGGATTGCCACAATTAGCAccatttttctttgatttaatacacactggaaaatctcaaatccATTTGAGGacatgggtcaaatttgacctgcAACAGCATctgtaaaagtttgaaaataaattcatttttgtatACTTTGGGtaacttgaggaaaaaaattatccaatttcaggGTGGAAAGATGACATTTAGGGTATATTTATTGGTGTCAAAGGTGTTGAAATTGGACCCAAACAGTATGTAAGGGTTCAGAGCATCTGCAACTGCGTCGCTGCTCATCTGAGAAGTGAGTGGCCAAAAACCACAAGGCTTCAGAACAACGACAGCAAGCGGGGGAAGGGAAAGCGGAGCGGGAGGGAACATAACTCCACCAAGgggtaggaggaggaggatgggggCGAGAGGCCGCATGCCCCAAGTCTTAATATTTGGAGAGAGAGCCGAGATAATTGGCCAGCAGAGTCTTTCCTGGACAGGAATGTCTGTCAGCTGTGCTTTCGCTCGGAGGAGGACTCGGGCCTGTAAACAGATGAAGCGTGACAGCTTTTTTGGGGCGCGTCCAGCGCTTTCCAAAACCGAGCGCTCGGCGTGGCCAGTGTGGAGGTGTGTgcggtgggtgggtgggtggggggggggggggttgctttGTTTGGAGAGGGATTACAAAGGAGCGACGcaggaatgaaaacaaaaaggagaGTTCTCAGGATCCACACCCTGGCCCTGACTTTGCAATACTGAGCCGGTCGAGCGGCCTCACGGGGCCTCGGCGCAGGAAGCACAGATGTGGATGCAGTAGCGTCCCAGGAAAAGGATTTATCTCCGGCAATCATTTCACAACGCCAATCAGGAAAACACATTAGGATGATCCAGGAACAGTCCAGTCTGcggcctttattgacattttgacatttacaCCTGGACGGACGCACGCACTCAACGGCTCCGCAATGTTACACTGGAACATTTCACGGCTGATATACGGCACATCATTCTCATGACTTGCAAATCTGTCTATGCCGTTCATTACGCCGCCAAGAAAGCTGACCAGTGCATCACTGAGAGAATCAAAGACTATTCTTTTCCTGAACCACAACACTTGAAAACTTTGCAACAGATAAATACACTTGGGGCCTGATTTAAAGGTCGCGTGTGCAAAAATGAGCACAAACCTGATTGATTACGCAAAAGTGAAAGCGAATCTACTAATCAGGAGCTTTTAGAATAGCGTCTGTTTAAACtgctaaaatgttcatttttctgGCAAGGGCAAAAAGATTCCTTTAGCGTGCGCAATGAGGCTTATCAACCCTGAGATGAATGGCGGATATCTGATTATGAGTCTTAACTGATCACTtctgaaagaagaagaaacaaattaTCATGACATCCTGCGACATGCAGCGATACGATTTTGGCGCCACTGGATGATGTAAGGTCTGACttgagccagtcacaagaaggagtcatgccgtaactcctttcaactctgcatttccttgcGTCTGGGTCATTTGAGCGCAGAGTGACAGCTGGCCCTGGCCCCTTCCAGAGCAGCTTTTCATTTATGCTTTACCAAGTTTTAAACACAATGTTACAAATGTTGGGCAGATGTATCCAATTTCCACACACTCGGGACGAgctaaatcaaacaaaacatggcttttacgTGGTTACTGGCTTTACCAAAATTATCAGAGTGATCGGAACTCAATAATCTGTGCGTCTCCTTCTATTTACACTTCCAGTTCCATCACTTCAAGCTATTCTGTGCCTGCGGCGCTGTCTCAAATATTTCACGGAGTAAACCATCGGCACTATCTAAAGCGCAACACCCTCTTTGTGAATACGGTGGTCTCCACCACTTTATACATTTTGCCAATAGCACGCTCAAAGGGTTAGAGTGAGTGAAAATACACTTTTCAGCGTCAGCTATTTGTGATCTTAGTCAATCAGGCCCGTACAATTATTGCAATGCGATCATTCCTAGACTATTATTTGGGGTAACACTTTGCAcaacgaaacaaaaaaacaatgacgaGAAATACTGCGAGTACAAGTTGTTTGTAGGCTGAGGCATTCACGAAGTCCAATGTCTGTAAGAGGTGTCAGAAGCGGGACATTACCTTGCACCCAGAGGGACAAGTCGTGGCTGCGCACGCCAACGTCATTGGTGGCTTCGCAGCGGTACACGCCCGAGTCGTTGAGCTCCAACGGGCGCGTGAAAGCCAACCTGTTGGTAACAATATTAACGTTCTCCGGCATTTGTCCATCCAACCTGGGAGAGGgagggaagaaagaaagaaaaaaaaaaaaaaaaagacattttcataatgtttgaaTGCTTACTAGCGGTGGTATCCTACTGCCACCTGGAAGTACATGTGATGTCATGGTGAAAAGAgtatgaaacattttatttgggcTTAGGCGATAATATACGGACTGGGAAAAATACTTAGAAGAAGAGCTCTTCTTCTAAAGTCTTGAGGGCATAAGGTTTCACAGGGCGAGACTTTGTTGCTCCTGTCAGGACGCCATGAGCCTCGTTTTTGCATCAGAGGCCAACAGAGTGCCACAAGGTCTGACTTACTCGCATGCAGGAGACATTTGGACTGTTATTTATAGTGTGGAGTCTTCCTGATGGCTACGACCGGCGGATCCAGTGTCAAAGAAAATAACTCTGTGAATATCTAGAGTAAGACCCCGCGTATTAATGCCTCACtattaacattcacatttttatctGCGGAACCTATACAGTTTCCCTGAAATACATCGCGTTTTTTGGGGCTCTTTCTGAAACGCTACAAAATGCCACCAAAGCCCCGTCTACAAAGGAAGGTAGTACAGTAATCGGTGTGGAGGGAATATGttcaagtgatacatctcgactgagagacaagctttgtacaTCAGGGAGGTgccaagtttagcctgggttgtttgtGAAAGTCTTCACCGCACACTTCcagtgcatttttctttttctaaatcaaatcatctgtcagCCACTTTTGTTTAGGCATTATGTTGTAAGAGGagtttgaaatgttattaaaagtgtcTTGGATCATAGTTCGTGTATATTTAGAGTTAATGAATATAAGCAAAtataaaccttttggggggggggggatcaacaacttgcatgtttttgttatataGAGTAGGCCCCAAGCCGGCTTTAAAGGCATACATATTACGGAAAATTCACTTCTTCCTAACTTTTATAAAAAATGGTTATTTTAAGTGTGGAAATTAacagtcaaataaatattttgtgagcTGCCTATTTTGGAAAATCTGGCCATGAGTGAGGCATTCTGCACTCCCACTAACGGCTAGTTTACATAAAAACCACCAGCCCCACACCAAGTTTCTCCGCCCGTGACATGATCAGCATGCATAGGCAAAGATCCCGATCCACTTTCAAGCATCGGGTGAGCTTGTGGCCCAAGCAGCACCACCTAAGCATGTaaacgtttttgttgttgttttgtttaacatAGACACCTAAAAAGTACTATAGTTGTGTACCATTGGGACAATAAATGACATGATCAATCAACTCAAGCTGTAAGTGGTTATGGAAATGCATTGTGTGGCTATACTATGAAAGCCTGGCTATAAATCAGTGTAGTTATCATAACGTTTGTAAACAATTGCCGCCAAATGACTggaagggtttgtttactagtggtgTAATCTTTTTGGGTTTTTGTCCTCAGAAGTACATGTGACATCATGGTGAAAAGGTCCAATGATTGTGTACCGACCTGACCCATGTATACTCCCGGACGGGGGGGTTGGCCTGCGCGTCACAAATGATCGTCACATCGGTTTGTCCGGCATACCAGTTTTTCTCCACCCCCTTTATGAAGACCATCGGTGCAactgtgtaaaaacaaaaggcaCAACAAAAGTTAGCGTCAACAAGCGTTGTGCTGTCCAAAGCACATTTGGGACCATGTATACACTCAACAAGCTGTTCTCGAAGGAGAAAAACACAGTGTGGGTTATGTTAGATTACAAGGAGCACGGTAGCCTAAAACAAAGGATTGGCAGGGCTGCcaagaacaaataaatgatcCGAGGTTGGAGGAGAATTCGAACAAAAGAAGAAGTACAGCTAATAAATTCCACAAAACAGAAAAGCAAACAGGGGATACACGTTCCGGATGAAGCCAGCACGTGCAGTTGTAATAAGACACAGCAAACAACAGACTCGGTCGGATATCCAATTTTGCCCATTTTGATTTCTCCGGAGAACAAATGAGCGAGTCATTACTGAAGAGAAAGGAGGACGTCTCGGCCCGTCTCGCTCGCTGACCCGTCACGCACTTTGCAGTGGAAATTGTGCTTCTTTCGCACTTAGAAAACTCTCACATGTGCCTCGGCAATGATTTATTGAGCCACAAAGCTGCGTTCCGCCTGTATTCGCCTTGCTTTTCCCCGCTTCAACGCCCACTGCCTTCCTCACCCCTAACTCCACTGCGCTCCTGCTACTCGTGTCACCGCTGGGGCTTGATCAGTACTTTCCTAAAATAAGCTTCATCAGCAAGCCACCACACAATTAAATGATACATTATATGTCATCATAGCAGGAACAACAATGAGTTGCAACTCGAAAAGATGATTTTGAAATACTGaagaggcagccattttgtgtcaACTTGAGCCTGGACTATTGTGTCGTTAATTTCAAtttatgacagaaaaaaaactaacttttcCCAGTGCCTGTAATTCCTTTAATTATTGTGTGTATTGTGTTCATGAGTGCGCCAGGGTAAGGGAACAGTTGCACTATGTGTGAAGCCTGTGTAGCAATTAGCTAATGACACGACGAAAGACGCGAGACGACTATAGATGTGtagttcatttttcattttttcttagttttatGCAAGTATGTTGCAGCAAGATACTCGCGGTAACATTAGCGCCAACCATTACAGCAAGAGCTAAACTACTATtataaacatgcattttaaatgtgtaaattaTAGGGGGGGGTGACTCAAATTGTAGCTGTAGTAAAAATGATTCCTGAATATTAAAATAGCAATAATTATGCTCTGCAGTTGTGTGCCTCGACATGCAGGGAATCCAGTTAATAAAACCTTTTTAGCCATCTAGAGGAAGAGAAAACAAAGTGAGCTATATGACTCAGTAGATGACAAGCTAATTGTTCTGACCATGAGTAAGGTTAAgtccttttttgtatttttcctatttttcactgttttctgtGTGTCACTCAAACCAAGGTtcgtaaaaatacattaatgcaAGTTGTTTtactatattttaattttttttaaatcatacagCCATGTTTGTGCTTGGCCAGTTAAGCGTATCATTAGCATTTTCAACGctgttactgtaattacagtgtgAACTTCGTATTCTAATAACGTATTCTAGTATTCTGTAactttatttaattgtaaaGGTTTTAATCAGCGATGTTTTTGACACGTTTTGCAGCTATCCGAGTTTGTGTAACAGGGTTGCGCCAAACAGCACATGACTAATAATATATCTCATAAAAACTGGTCACTTCATCCAGGTCTTCCAGacgaagtggctgaggagagggaagtctgggcgtccctgctaaaacgactgcccccgcgaccccacctcggataagcggtagaaaatggatggatggatggatggataaaaactgTACCGTTGATGGGTGAACTGGACAAATGTAATTATGATAACTTATTAACtatttttttgaggaaaaaaacaaaatgttgttgCATAAACTGTCCTTTATTTATGGAAttatgcaaataataataattattttttaaaaagatagttCAAAGCCTTCGCTCTCTCATGCAAACATGTTGCAGCGAGTCACCGCCGTTCACGTTAGCGCTGACTTAATGCACGAGCTAAGCTTGTCTCAAAGCAGACAAATATGGTTACTCACACTGAATATTGAGCGTGTAGGGTATGCGGAAATCGGTCTGCAGTGCGGGGTGGCGCACCACGCAGGTGAGCGTCTTGCCCTGGGCGGAGCTGCGCGGCTCCCACATGTAGCGTACGTGCACGCTAGCCGTGCCGTCGGGCTCGTCGTGACTCTGCGTCTCCTCGCGGCCGCGCAGCTCCGTCTCCCAGGAGACTTCGGCGGCAGGGCGGCCGCGCTCTGCGATGCAAGTGGCCACCAGAGTCTCGCTCTCGCCTTCCAGCAGGGCGGCGGGCCCGGCCGACACGAACACCTTGGGCTCCACTGGAGGAACGAGACAGTATCACAATTAGTACTGTACATGAATAAATCATGGGCATCAGAAGAGGAGATGAAGGAAGTGGCCCTCTGTGGAAAACCATCCTTCCTAccatttacatactgtacattaggAATGGAAAGGGGTGGAAAGTTTCCGGTAAAGTTCCATTGGAAGTAAAGTCAGGGAATTTTGGTAAAATTCCAAATAGGGAACTTTCTACGGGAGGTTGAGTTCCGTAAAAGTTCCCATTTATTCCACTAAATTCTCATGGAAAAGTTTCCAGTTTAAAAATACTCCTGGAAATGTGCAACACATTCATTACAAATGATTGCTATTCAATCATAAAGAAGACTTCAATGGGaaacaacaccagtccagttttTAATATCTAGCAAAGCCTAATGGCTCTTAAATGATACAATGAAGCAAGCCACTTAGTGAGCTTTGGGCACACAAGGGAGTGCAAGTATATCCACTTTATTATATCAAAACATTAACATGTACACAGAAGCACAATAGCCTGTAAAAGAAGCACCGAGAGAGTACGGGAGACGTGACAAACCGTGAAAGCAGTGTGCTACACAAAAGCATGAGGAACAGAGCATGACAGCAATGTGGTAAGGGCAAAGCTGAAAAAGAAGCAAAGAGAGTCCCACAACAGTGTGCTAGGTAAAAGCATGACCAAAAAAAGCACAGAGTGAGTAAAGTGCCAAAGCTTaacagcagtgtgcttgctacacaaaagcctgaaaaagaatCGCAGAGTGCGTGTGTAAAAGCAATGTGGTTAgaaaaagcctgaaaaagaagcacagagtTAGAGACAACAGCAGTGTAATACACAAAAGCCTGAAGAAGAACAGAGGGCGTGATAGCAATGTAAGGCACAGTTAGGGGAGATGTGACAAATTGGGACGACAGTGTGATacacaaaaatctgaaaaagatGCGCAGAGTAGGAGCGTGACTAAATGTGTGACTCAAAAGCCTGACAAAAGCACAGAGGAAAGTGACAAAGCGTGATTGCAATGTGTGACACGAGACTGAAGAACGGGAGCATGGCAACTGTAAATGtctgaaaaagaagcacagagcCTGACAAGGTGTGATAGCAGTGTGCTACACAAAAACGTGAAAAAGAAGCAGAGAGAGAAGTGGTGAAGTTTAACAGCAGTGTGTTCCATAAAGCCTGAAAAACAAGTCAAGTGTGAAATCAATATAGTACGAAAAGGAGAACTCGACCGATAAGATTTTTTTCCACGGCCGATACCGACACAGATTATTAGTATTTAAGGAGGCCAATGACTGATATTTGgaggaaatatttatttgcagtcaaaggcaaaatattgccaaacttttaaataacacaaaatgtttaaatgcctttaaaaatatgtttattaaacaagcttttcagatttgtaaaatgtcccccccccctcgaCAGTATTATTTTTCATCTTAGGCAACAGACGTTTTAAAATTCttaaaaagtgcagggagctccCAGGTTCAGCAGCATGACTTATGAActtcaatgaaaacaaataaaatagcaCACTCAAGTTTTCTACAGAAAATAAGGTTTGCCAAAATTTCATCACAGCTGAAATGTTTATCTCTCACTTATGTTTGCTTTCAAGttcaaacagaaaacaaaaagcgCAGACAGTTCCCACGGTCAGCAGCATCTGCTATAAAGTTAactataaaattacatttccttGCCATTGTTTCTCTTTTGTCTCGTGTGTCCCTATTAA encodes:
- the nectin3a gene encoding nectin-3-like protein isoform X1, translated to MEPLYGLLTTLLVVYGLAADVSSNLVVVLPEKVNAVQGKKITLSCRIEAVPDLKLIQCSWERQLPSGKEIMAVFHAEYGTSIPAELANRVSFVTASAQDVSITLDVVNLADIGSYTCKVSTFPLGNAQASTYVNVLVEPKVFVSAGPAALLEGESETLVATCIAERGRPAAEVSWETELRGREETQSHDEPDGTASVHVRYMWEPRSSAQGKTLTCVVRHPALQTDFRIPYTLNIQFAPMVFIKGVEKNWYAGQTDVTIICDAQANPPVREYTWVRLDGQMPENVNIVTNRLAFTRPLELNDSGVYRCEATNDVGVRSHDLSLWVQEPPSTTAAPVPTTSDGPPHVPATARSPFTSPTLAPVRDATLGAAVGGAVGGGVLLILALVAAGFCFMRKRLTFRGDYYTKQYLGPSDMQKESQLDVLQPHELQEVYGDKADNGSQELKPKLSGDVIYPDYTGGERGGDDWADREGDYYPDRCRGQNTHHPCGPPVVNNGSPYLPEDCYNTCADGDYVSHTDGSVISRREWYV
- the nectin3a gene encoding nectin-3-like protein isoform X2 → MEPLYGLLTTLLVVYGLADVSSNLVVVLPEKVNAVQGKKITLSCRIEAVPDLKLIQCSWERQLPSGKEIMAVFHAEYGTSIPAELANRVSFVTASAQDVSITLDVVNLADIGSYTCKVSTFPLGNAQASTYVNVLVEPKVFVSAGPAALLEGESETLVATCIAERGRPAAEVSWETELRGREETQSHDEPDGTASVHVRYMWEPRSSAQGKTLTCVVRHPALQTDFRIPYTLNIQFAPMVFIKGVEKNWYAGQTDVTIICDAQANPPVREYTWVRLDGQMPENVNIVTNRLAFTRPLELNDSGVYRCEATNDVGVRSHDLSLWVQEPPSTTAAPVPTTSDGPPHVPATARSPFTSPTLAPVRDATLGAAVGGAVGGGVLLILALVAAGFCFMRKRLTFRGDYYTKQYLGPSDMQKESQLDVLQPHELQEVYGDKADNGSQELKPKLSGDVIYPDYTGGERGGDDWADREGDYYPDRCRGQNTHHPCGPPVVNNGSPYLPEDCYNTCADGDYVSHTDGSVISRREWYV